From the genome of Streptococcus marmotae, one region includes:
- a CDS encoding TrkH family potassium uptake protein codes for MSSFSLKFTPSQRIVLSFAGVILIGSLLLSLPISQLASSEARYWDHLFTTISMVCVTGLFTVPVAQTYNTLGQFICMVLIQIGGLSLISFIGLFALRGGRKLSFINMATLQESFNVTETKHFRSFIKSVFGFTFAIETVGAFILAFQFVPEFGWQRGLFSAFFVAVSAFCNAGFDNFGATSLVNYAANPLINLTIASLIIMGGLGFSVWFDMQTKIQKHLGFRKLSFHTKVVLTMTSVILLLGTLLTLLTEYRNPDTIGSLSLPQKVLVSFFQTVTMRTAGFASIDYTKANPVTLLLYTFQMMLGGAPGGTAGGIKITAFLTVILYARSEIIGLPHTNFKARTIDDETIRKAFATFIVFIMIFLVGLFAISMTDPQKPMIFLIFEVMSALATVGVTANLTPQLSQLGQLVIMALMFFGRIGPMSILISLSSRKLSKKETLQYAKSSMIV; via the coding sequence ATGTCTTCTTTTAGTTTAAAATTCACACCGAGCCAACGGATTGTCCTCAGTTTTGCAGGCGTTATTCTGATTGGCTCGCTCCTCTTATCTTTACCCATTTCACAACTGGCTAGTTCGGAAGCTAGATACTGGGATCATCTGTTTACAACTATTTCCATGGTCTGTGTGACAGGATTGTTTACCGTTCCTGTTGCACAGACCTACAATACGCTAGGGCAGTTCATCTGCATGGTCTTAATTCAAATCGGTGGGCTGAGCTTGATTAGTTTCATCGGACTGTTTGCCCTAAGAGGGGGGCGAAAGCTCAGTTTCATCAATATGGCTACGCTACAAGAGAGTTTTAATGTGACCGAAACCAAGCATTTCCGTAGCTTTATCAAATCTGTCTTTGGTTTTACCTTTGCAATTGAAACAGTGGGCGCTTTTATACTTGCCTTTCAGTTCGTACCTGAATTTGGCTGGCAACGTGGACTTTTTTCGGCTTTCTTTGTAGCTGTTTCTGCCTTTTGCAATGCTGGATTTGATAACTTTGGTGCTACTAGTCTGGTGAATTATGCAGCTAATCCACTAATTAATCTAACGATAGCTTCCCTGATTATTATGGGTGGACTCGGATTTTCGGTCTGGTTTGATATGCAGACAAAAATTCAAAAACACTTGGGTTTTCGCAAATTAAGTTTCCATACCAAGGTTGTCCTAACCATGACATCTGTCATTCTGCTGCTTGGGACCCTACTGACTCTGTTGACAGAATATCGAAATCCTGATACGATTGGCTCCTTATCCTTGCCACAAAAGGTCTTGGTTAGCTTTTTCCAAACTGTTACCATGCGGACAGCTGGCTTTGCTTCGATTGACTACACAAAGGCCAATCCTGTCACCTTGCTACTCTATACCTTTCAAATGATGTTGGGCGGGGCACCTGGTGGAACGGCTGGAGGTATCAAAATCACAGCTTTTTTGACTGTTATCCTCTATGCGAGAAGCGAAATTATTGGTCTGCCTCATACCAATTTCAAGGCACGAACCATTGATGATGAAACCATTCGAAAAGCATTTGCAACCTTTATTGTGTTCATTATGATTTTTCTAGTAGGACTCTTTGCCATTAGTATGACAGACCCTCAAAAGCCCATGATTTTTCTAATTTTCGAAGTTATGTCAGCCCTAGCAACTGTTGGCGTAACCGCAAATCTGACTCCACAACTATCGCAACTTGGACAGCTGGTAATCATGGCACTCATGTTTTTTGGCCGAATTGGACCAATGTCGATTTTAATCAGTCTTTCTTCACGGAAATTATCAAAGAAAGAGACCCTGCAATATGCTAAATCATCTATGATTGTATAA
- a CDS encoding FMN-binding protein: MKTTKVVLKSVAVLAAAFALVACGAKEEKKDTMMSSSETAMSSSETSMSSSEAKMMGELKDGMYSAESGADDRGYKIVHTITVKDGKITESKFDYEDKDGKMKSANEEYNKMMSEKAGVSAKEAIEKLNAGLVEKQDVEAVEVVSGASHTSEDFKKSAKALLAAAEKGDTAKVMLDK, encoded by the coding sequence ATGAAAACAACAAAAGTCGTTTTGAAAAGTGTTGCAGTTTTAGCAGCTGCTTTTGCTCTAGTAGCATGTGGTGCCAAAGAAGAAAAGAAAGACACAATGATGTCTTCATCTGAAACTGCCATGTCTTCATCTGAGACAAGCATGTCTTCATCAGAAGCAAAAATGATGGGTGAATTGAAAGACGGCATGTATTCAGCAGAATCTGGTGCTGACGATCGTGGATACAAGATTGTTCACACAATCACTGTAAAAGACGGTAAAATTACTGAATCTAAGTTTGATTACGAAGACAAAGATGGTAAGATGAAGTCTGCAAACGAAGAATACAACAAAATGATGAGCGAAAAAGCGGGTGTTTCTGCGAAAGAAGCAATTGAAAAATTGAACGCTGGATTAGTTGAAAAACAAGATGTCGAAGCAGTAGAAGTTGTTTCTGGTGCGAGTCATACTTCAGAGGACTTCAAGAAGAGTGCAAAAGCCCTCCTTGCTGCAGCTGAAAAAGGTGACACTGCTAAAGTAATGCTTGATAAATAA
- a CDS encoding 1,4-dihydroxy-2-naphthoate polyprenyltransferase — protein sequence MTSQKGRITLPIFLEFIELRTKVASVFPMLLGILWSLYRYHVFNPLNTFLFVLAVLSFDMCTTAINNTMDYVKAKDQVYRKEENVIGRHQLDFRQMVEIILLLLFFSIAISLMLVWRTDLMLLPLGAVCFVIGICYTFGPIPLSRMPLGEIFSGVTMGFGIFFLAVFVQAPHQLLVSRFVGEWFQLQVAWGKFLEIGLMSLPLVCLIANIMLANNLCDLEEDIRNDRHTLVFHIGRQKGLLLYICLSMLSWVLWLLYPLLGFLPYWAWIGCGVAVLSYKSLGRFLEKQIKRETFIEAVKSFVLFAMMYLVVLILAVVF from the coding sequence ATGACTAGTCAAAAGGGAAGGATTACCCTACCGATTTTTTTAGAATTTATCGAATTACGGACGAAAGTAGCGAGCGTTTTTCCTATGCTGCTAGGTATTTTGTGGTCATTGTATCGCTATCATGTGTTTAATCCTCTCAATACCTTTTTGTTTGTCCTAGCTGTTTTGAGCTTTGACATGTGTACGACAGCCATTAATAATACCATGGACTATGTCAAAGCCAAGGATCAGGTCTACCGGAAAGAGGAAAATGTCATTGGTCGTCATCAACTCGATTTTCGGCAAATGGTAGAGATTATTCTTCTTCTCTTGTTTTTCTCGATTGCCATTTCGCTCATGTTGGTTTGGCGGACGGACCTGATGTTGCTACCGCTGGGTGCCGTGTGTTTCGTGATTGGAATCTGCTACACCTTTGGACCAATTCCCTTATCTCGGATGCCACTCGGTGAGATTTTCTCTGGCGTAACAATGGGATTTGGAATTTTCTTTTTAGCTGTTTTTGTTCAGGCTCCTCATCAACTTTTAGTCAGTCGCTTTGTGGGCGAATGGTTTCAGTTGCAAGTAGCCTGGGGGAAATTCCTTGAAATTGGCTTGATGAGTCTTCCTTTGGTCTGTTTAATTGCCAATATCATGCTAGCCAATAACTTGTGTGACTTGGAAGAGGACATTCGAAATGACCGCCATACCTTGGTATTTCATATTGGTCGTCAAAAGGGTTTGTTACTCTATATCTGCCTTTCCATGTTATCTTGGGTCTTGTGGCTGCTCTACCCGCTTCTTGGCTTCTTGCCTTATTGGGCTTGGATAGGATGTGGTGTTGCTGTTCTTTCTTACAAGAGTCTAGGACGTTTTTTAGAAAAGCAAATCAAACGCGAAACTTTTATCGAAGCAGTTAAGAGTTTTGTCTTGTTTGCAATGATGTATCTAGTAGTTTTAATCTTAGCAGTAGTATTTTAG
- a CDS encoding Gx transporter family protein, with product MNSKHQTVLFITMLAAQAVVISLVERLIPTPFSFAPGAKLGLGNLISLIAIFTLPARDSVKVVSIRLLISTFLGGTFSTFLYGFAGVTLSYIGMLSAKQLGPNRVSAIGISILGGMLHNIGQLLVFALIGQSLLVLNYLPILSFTGILSGFLVGLTANYLLQKVGPLRHYNQIILAEWK from the coding sequence ATGAATTCAAAACATCAAACCGTATTATTTATTACCATGCTAGCTGCTCAGGCAGTCGTTATTTCTTTGGTAGAGAGACTGATCCCAACCCCCTTCTCCTTTGCTCCTGGAGCGAAACTTGGACTTGGAAATCTCATCAGTCTCATTGCTATTTTCACTCTTCCAGCTAGAGACAGTGTCAAAGTTGTCAGCATTCGCTTACTGATTTCTACTTTCTTAGGCGGAACATTTTCAACTTTTTTGTATGGATTTGCTGGAGTTACACTCAGTTATATTGGTATGCTATCTGCTAAGCAACTCGGGCCAAACCGGGTCAGCGCCATCGGTATTTCTATCCTAGGGGGCATGCTTCATAATATTGGACAGCTCCTCGTTTTTGCTCTGATTGGTCAATCTCTCTTGGTCCTCAACTATCTACCCATCTTATCCTTTACTGGTATCCTGTCTGGTTTTCTCGTTGGTCTAACAGCCAACTACCTCCTCCAAAAAGTTGGTCCCTTGCGTCACTATAATCAAATCATTTTAGCGGAATGGAAATAG
- a CDS encoding NAD(P)/FAD-dependent oxidoreductase has product MTKNIVIVGAGYAGIAAARLLGKNFKKNDDVTVTLIDKNSFHTYMTELHEVAAGRVEKDAIKYDLKRIFNKYPKVNLVTDKVVEIDYDKKQVIAEHQTLPFDYLLLAMGGEANDFGIKGVKENGFTLWSIEAAERLHDHIIDSCYRAMREHDEEKRRALLTFTVIGAGFTGIEMIGELIDWVPILAREFKLDPAEFSLKVIEAMPNILQMVTEKEQVKTRKYLEKKGVELVLGDGVAAVEADKLVLSSGREIPTYTSIWTAGVQANSDASEFGIEKARAGRLVANEYMEAKGKENVYVAGDLVYYEEPGNDGRPTPQIVQAAEQTGHTAAQNIIAAITGGEKHSYKGKYDGFMVSIGSRYGVAFLMGKYHMSGFMAMFVKHMVNLIYFFSIRSFFYMGSYVRHEFFDIKNKRNIFGGHTSGKGNLLWSAPLRVFYGSVWLYEGVKKAFGLFGTTSWLGDQVVFPFPWLADPVSGASAAEATSGASQAVAETAHAIFGLSYAYGEQPMTVLDGMPDWFASIMQFMMPNQEVALFMQKFMTIAEIGIGLALIAGAFVWIVSAATVALVVMFSLSGMFYWVNIWFIPVAISLMNGAGRAFGLDYWIMPWLGRFLDKKIYGKPKHIYTVKEKR; this is encoded by the coding sequence TTGACTAAAAATATTGTGATTGTAGGAGCTGGTTATGCAGGGATTGCAGCAGCACGCCTACTTGGGAAAAATTTCAAGAAAAACGATGATGTTACCGTCACCTTGATTGATAAAAATTCATTCCATACCTATATGACAGAGTTGCATGAGGTGGCAGCTGGACGTGTGGAAAAAGATGCAATTAAATACGATTTGAAACGTATTTTTAACAAGTATCCAAAAGTTAATCTAGTGACTGACAAGGTTGTTGAGATTGACTATGACAAAAAGCAGGTCATCGCTGAGCACCAAACCTTGCCGTTTGATTATCTCTTACTTGCTATGGGTGGAGAAGCGAACGACTTTGGTATTAAAGGTGTTAAGGAAAATGGCTTTACGCTCTGGTCTATCGAAGCAGCAGAGCGCTTGCATGATCATATTATTGACTCTTGCTACCGTGCTATGCGCGAACATGACGAAGAAAAACGCCGTGCTCTTTTAACCTTTACAGTTATCGGTGCAGGTTTCACTGGTATTGAGATGATTGGTGAGCTGATTGATTGGGTACCAATCTTGGCACGTGAATTTAAACTAGATCCAGCAGAGTTCTCACTTAAAGTGATTGAAGCAATGCCAAATATCTTGCAAATGGTCACTGAAAAAGAACAAGTCAAGACACGTAAATACCTTGAGAAAAAAGGTGTTGAATTGGTACTTGGTGACGGAGTTGCAGCTGTTGAAGCAGACAAATTGGTCCTTTCATCAGGTCGTGAAATTCCAACCTATACCTCTATTTGGACAGCAGGTGTACAAGCAAATAGCGATGCAAGCGAGTTTGGAATTGAAAAAGCACGTGCAGGCCGCTTGGTTGCCAACGAATACATGGAAGCTAAAGGCAAGGAAAATGTCTATGTAGCAGGTGACTTGGTTTACTATGAAGAACCAGGAAATGATGGCAGACCAACACCGCAAATCGTTCAAGCTGCTGAACAAACTGGACATACTGCTGCGCAAAACATTATCGCTGCTATTACTGGCGGTGAAAAACATAGCTACAAAGGGAAATACGATGGATTCATGGTCTCAATCGGTTCTCGCTATGGAGTTGCCTTCTTGATGGGGAAATACCATATGTCAGGCTTTATGGCGATGTTTGTGAAGCATATGGTCAACTTGATTTATTTCTTTAGCATTCGTAGTTTCTTCTATATGGGCTCTTATGTCCGTCATGAATTCTTCGACATTAAGAACAAACGCAATATCTTTGGTGGCCATACATCAGGGAAGGGAAATCTTCTCTGGTCAGCACCGCTCCGTGTTTTCTATGGTTCTGTGTGGCTCTATGAAGGGGTTAAGAAGGCTTTTGGTCTCTTTGGTACGACTTCATGGTTGGGAGATCAAGTTGTCTTCCCATTCCCATGGTTAGCAGACCCTGTATCGGGTGCTTCAGCTGCTGAAGCAACTTCTGGTGCTTCTCAAGCAGTCGCTGAAACAGCCCACGCTATTTTTGGGCTTAGCTATGCTTATGGCGAGCAACCTATGACTGTTTTGGATGGCATGCCAGATTGGTTTGCGTCAATCATGCAATTCATGATGCCAAACCAAGAAGTTGCCCTCTTTATGCAAAAATTCATGACCATTGCTGAAATCGGAATTGGTCTTGCCTTGATTGCAGGGGCCTTTGTCTGGATTGTCAGCGCAGCAACAGTAGCCTTGGTGGTGATGTTTAGCCTTTCAGGTATGTTCTACTGGGTCAACATCTGGTTCATTCCAGTAGCCATTTCATTGATGAATGGTGCAGGCCGTGCCTTTGGTCTTGATTACTGGATTATGCCATGGTTGGGTCGCTTCCTTGATAAGAAGATTTATGGCAAGCCCAAGCATATTTACACTGTAAAAGAAAAACGATAA
- a CDS encoding FAD:protein FMN transferase, translating into MRWKWLALPLLVCMLFLVACQPKQVAKDGLPIVEKPLTRTETLLHTVVQISIYHKEQEETLEEGIAYVKEMERLLSTNLEGSDIYRINQAAGKEAVKVDPRTFELIERALEMGEKSQGRFDVSIGAVNNLWKIGSEDARKPSDAEIKAALPHIHYQDVQLDKKNQTVAVKEGMVLELGAISKGYIADGLKKLFAEKGITTAIINLGGNVVVMGASPAHKEGWKVGVQDPDQVRGTVVGSVYVVDGSVVTSGIYERYLEVDGVIYHHILDPATGYPVENTISGVTVFTKTSTQGDALSTTLFLLGIDKGMEFIDQLDGVEAVFIDKDRGVHVSKGLKDRFELSNEEYHLVND; encoded by the coding sequence ATGAGATGGAAATGGCTAGCCCTTCCCTTGCTTGTTTGTATGCTTTTTCTAGTAGCTTGTCAACCTAAACAGGTAGCAAAAGATGGCTTACCTATCGTCGAAAAACCGCTGACTCGCACAGAAACGTTGCTTCATACAGTTGTCCAAATTAGTATCTATCATAAGGAGCAAGAAGAGACCTTGGAAGAGGGGATTGCCTATGTAAAAGAGATGGAGCGACTCTTATCGACGAATTTGGAAGGTTCAGATATTTACCGAATCAATCAGGCTGCAGGAAAAGAAGCGGTGAAAGTAGACCCACGCACTTTTGAATTGATTGAACGTGCCTTGGAAATGGGTGAAAAGAGTCAGGGGCGTTTTGATGTCTCAATAGGAGCGGTTAATAATCTGTGGAAAATCGGCTCAGAAGATGCACGCAAACCGAGCGATGCAGAAATCAAAGCGGCCTTACCGCATATTCATTACCAAGATGTCCAGCTAGACAAAAAAAATCAGACAGTCGCAGTAAAAGAGGGCATGGTTTTGGAGTTGGGAGCTATTTCAAAAGGCTATATCGCTGATGGCTTAAAAAAACTGTTTGCTGAGAAAGGGATCACCACAGCTATTATCAACCTAGGGGGAAATGTCGTTGTTATGGGAGCATCCCCTGCCCATAAAGAAGGTTGGAAAGTAGGAGTGCAAGATCCGGACCAAGTACGTGGAACGGTGGTTGGTTCCGTTTATGTAGTGGATGGCTCTGTTGTGACCTCGGGCATCTATGAACGCTACTTAGAAGTAGATGGTGTGATCTATCACCATATTCTGGATCCAGCGACAGGCTATCCTGTTGAAAATACTATCTCAGGAGTAACCGTCTTTACAAAGACCTCTACTCAGGGGGATGCCTTGTCCACTACCTTGTTCCTCTTAGGAATCGATAAGGGGATGGAATTTATCGATCAACTGGATGGAGTAGAAGCAGTTTTTATTGATAAAGACCGCGGGGTACATGTTAGTAAAGGGCTCAAGGATCGATTTGAATTGAGTAATGAGGAGTATCATCTTGTCAATGACTAG
- a CDS encoding polyprenyl synthetase family protein: MVHQIWENHPEIQRGLEQVKRIMVTEMKMIHPTVREKIVEYMEAPGKYLRSGLCLLFAQAVDGEIRPEKLYFAAYVEVLHLATLIHDDVIDEADVRRGIRAAHRQFSNRIAIYAGDYLMAYAGRLLAKGIKMQGLEQQKMTPVNEKLIEGILAGELSQLMNQFNPQMTMKRYLKQIQGKTAFLFGIACQLGVLQATGRIRETHRAFQAGRSFGMAFQLRDDLIDYHLTLQESGKPALQDIQNGIYTAPLLFAIEEDRSIHQDLVDSIESGSLDTLESLVEKMNQTQAQNRTEKLMQAYLVKMENYISSIGTKPGREIDWKWLVEKMLKWSA, translated from the coding sequence GTGGTACATCAAATTTGGGAGAATCATCCAGAAATACAAAGAGGCTTAGAACAAGTCAAGCGCATTATGGTGACAGAGATGAAGATGATTCATCCAACTGTGCGTGAAAAGATTGTAGAATATATGGAAGCGCCTGGGAAATACCTACGTTCTGGTTTGTGCCTTTTGTTTGCCCAAGCTGTAGACGGAGAGATTAGACCTGAAAAGCTCTATTTTGCTGCTTACGTGGAGGTGTTGCATCTGGCAACCCTGATCCATGATGATGTCATTGATGAGGCAGATGTGCGTCGAGGAATCCGTGCTGCTCACCGTCAATTTTCAAATCGCATTGCCATTTATGCAGGAGATTATCTAATGGCTTACGCAGGCCGCCTCCTAGCAAAAGGAATCAAGATGCAAGGATTAGAACAGCAAAAGATGACACCTGTCAATGAAAAACTTATCGAAGGCATTTTAGCTGGGGAGCTATCGCAGCTCATGAATCAATTTAATCCACAGATGACAATGAAACGCTATTTAAAACAGATTCAGGGCAAGACTGCTTTCTTATTTGGGATAGCTTGTCAATTGGGAGTGCTTCAGGCAACTGGAAGAATTCGGGAAACACACCGAGCCTTTCAAGCAGGACGTTCTTTTGGCATGGCCTTTCAACTGCGTGATGATCTGATTGACTACCATTTGACGCTCCAAGAATCAGGGAAACCAGCTCTACAAGATATCCAAAATGGCATCTATACAGCCCCTCTCTTGTTTGCCATTGAAGAGGATAGGAGCATTCATCAAGATTTGGTCGATAGTATTGAGAGTGGTAGCTTGGATACACTTGAGAGCTTGGTTGAGAAAATGAACCAGACCCAGGCACAAAATCGAACAGAGAAGTTGATGCAGGCCTATCTCGTCAAAATGGAAAACTATATTTCATCCATTGGTACCAAGCCTGGACGAGAAATTGACTGGAAATGGCTGGTTGAAAAAATGCTAAAGTGGTCAGCTTGA